From one Microlunatus sp. Gsoil 973 genomic stretch:
- a CDS encoding Gfo/Idh/MocA family protein, translating into MIKYLNLATERSRAEVVALVGEDDAHLTELMQLGGIDRRVEDSASLIGEIDALIVTNRDGALHADQAIPFLAAGKPVWVDKPLACSTNDARRMIAEAVRTGTPLASYSPLRWVPDVENLAKRRDSIGELQALTVIGPADPRSEYGGIFFYGIHCADVAQRLAPGEPTEFRVSSIRDTVIIRYLSGEVDVTLQLVKPDDHQRVPFHASVTGRHGVVSSEIALGPGYVEPGIGAFLGMLGTGAPPVPYQEILRTIVVIEAAAHAFA; encoded by the coding sequence TATCTCAACCTCGCTACCGAGCGATCCCGGGCCGAGGTCGTCGCGCTGGTGGGCGAGGACGACGCACATCTGACCGAGCTGATGCAGCTGGGTGGGATAGATCGCAGAGTCGAGGACTCCGCCTCGCTGATCGGCGAGATCGACGCCCTGATCGTCACCAACCGCGACGGTGCCCTGCACGCCGATCAAGCCATTCCCTTCCTGGCCGCCGGAAAACCCGTCTGGGTCGACAAGCCGCTGGCCTGCAGCACCAATGATGCTCGGCGGATGATCGCCGAAGCCGTACGCACCGGCACGCCGCTGGCGTCGTACTCGCCGTTGCGCTGGGTCCCGGACGTCGAAAACCTTGCCAAGCGCAGGGACTCCATCGGCGAGCTGCAGGCGCTGACCGTGATCGGACCGGCGGACCCGCGCAGCGAGTACGGCGGCATCTTCTTCTACGGCATTCACTGTGCCGATGTCGCCCAGCGGCTCGCACCGGGCGAGCCGACCGAGTTTCGGGTGTCGTCCATCCGCGACACCGTGATCATCCGCTACCTATCCGGCGAGGTCGACGTCACGCTCCAGCTGGTCAAGCCCGATGACCATCAGCGGGTGCCCTTCCACGCGAGCGTGACCGGACGGCACGGTGTCGTCTCCTCCGAGATCGCACTCGGTCCGGGCTATGTCGAACCAGGGATCGGAGCCTTCCTTGGGATGCTCGGCACCGGCGCCCCGCCGGTGCCGTACCAGGAGATCCTGCGGACGATCGTCGTCATCGAGGCCGCGGCACACGCCTTCGCATGA